The genomic region CCTGCGGCTGCAAAGGTCAGCCGATACCCCTCCAGGCGGACGGTTTCTACCACCTCCGCCTTTGGGCACCGATATGCCATCTGGTCCAGATCCATGTTGCTTCCATACGCAAAATATAATTGTTTCAGCCTATCTGCCCCCTTTTTTCTTCTTTCTTCTGGATGCCACACTCATACCAATCAGACCGCCTGCGGAAAGAATCAGGCACAGGGCCGGAATCCAGAGGTTGGTGTCATCACCTGTTTTCGGGTTGCTTACAGACGGGGTATCCTCCGGCAGCTTCTCGTTCGTCACTTTCTGGATGACTTCGATCACTGGAGTTTTGTCATCTACATAGGTAAATGTCACCTCATGTTTGGTCCCATCCAGCTGATAGCCCTCCGGTGCTTTGGTCTCAACCAGATAATAGGTGGCTGCCTTATCAAATTTGCCGTCCTTATAAGTTCCGATTGCAAGCAGTCCGCTGGTTGCATGGCCGTTTTCATCAGTGGTTAGGGTTTCTACCACTTTGCCATCCGCATCCCTCAGTTCAAATTCCGCATCTTTCAGTGCAGCTCCGGTATCCTTATCTGTTTTCTCAACGATCAGACGTCCCTTTGCGGTATCATCTTTCATGGCTACCTTCTGGATCTCTGCGGTATCTGCCACCTCGAAGGTGATCTCTTCTGCAACAACATAACCGTTTGGAGCCTGCTCTTCTTTCAGGGTGTATTCACCGATCGGAAGTTTTTCGATATAATGCGGCTCTTTACCGGAAGTCCAGGTTTCTACGATGTTGCCATTTTCATCTGTGATGGTCAGTTTAGCTCCTTCGATCTCAGTATCTCCGGTAATATCCGTTTTGCTAATCTCCACTTTGGTCACGTCATCTTCCATTATCTGTTTCTGGATCTCTACAGTATTCTCCACGGTGAATGTGATGCTTTCCGCAGTGGCATATCCATCGGTCGGCTTGGTTTCTGTCAGGGTGTACGATTTTCCTACAACCAGTTCTTTGATGATGTGCGGCTCCTTGGTGGATGTCCATTCCTCAACAACAGCCCCGTTTTCATCCGTCAGCTGTAATCTGGCTCCCGGCAGTTCCTCGCCTGTGGTCAGATCGGTTTTGGAAAGTTCCACGGTTGTCGGCTCATCTTCAAATACGAACTCATAGGACACTTCTGCTTCTTTGTCTCCCTGGTACTCAAAAACAAATTCCTGTTCTTCTCCGGTGGTGACAAATCCATCCGGTGCATACAGCTCCTTCACATAATAGGTTCCGTCAATCGGCAGGTCTGCAATAAAGGAAATCTTTCCATCTGCATCCGTTGTTTTTAATTCGATCAGGGTATCGGCCTCCATCAGCACCTTTCCAGATGCGGACAGGATATCGTTTCTGGTGTACAAACCAAAGATGCCGCCTTTTAATACACGGTCGGTATCCTTTTCTTTCTTCAGGACGTTCACTTTTACCTTCTGGCGGTTGTTCTGCCAGTCCTCATCGTATACGACAACAGGGGTATCCTGGTCACGGTAGGAAAGATCTACATATCGTGGTTCATCATCCAGGACGTAACCATATGCTGTGCCGACCTCTTTGACATAGTATTTTCCAACCGGAAGATCAGATACTTCTGCAATGCCGTTTGCGTCCGTTGTCACAGTTGCTACCAGCTCATCTTTGGAATAGTAATCCGGGCTTACGCCATCGGCTGCTTTGATATCCTCTGCAGCGTAAATCTCAAAGGTAACGTCTGACAGGCTTCCTGTGATGTACTCAAACAGATGCTCTACAACGCCTTTGACATTGTCCAGCAGGGTGATCTTATCAAGGAATTCACCCTTCTTGTTTACGATCAGCAGTGCTTTCGGCACATCGTCTTTCATTTCCACTTTCTGTACTTCTGCGGTATCCTGAACGGTGAATTCCACATCTGTGGTCTTTAAATAACCAAGCGGTGCAAGGGATTCACGGAGGATATAAGTTTTTCCAACAGTCAGATATTTGATCACATGAGGCTCATCCTTTACGGAAGTCCAGCTGTCGATCACATTTCCATCCTTGTCCAGAACAGAAAGGGATGCCCCGTTCAGCTCTACGCCTGTGGTCAGATCGGATTTGGTCATCTCGATGGTGGTCGGCTGGTTCTTCTTCACAGATTTCAGCTTGATGGTCGGAATGTCCTGCCCCTGATAGGTGGCATCAAATTCCAGTACCTCATCAGAGGATACAAAACCGTCCGGTGCGGAAATCTCTTTTACATAATAAGTTCCAAGCGGCAGGTCCAGGGTAAAGTGTGCCTGTCCTTTTTCATCGCTTGTGATCTCCTGTAATAAGGTATCTGCTTTCACGATGACCTTGTTGCCTGATTTGATTTCCTTCTTATTGTAAAGTCCAAATACAGCTCCGGCTACCACGCTTCCGGTTTCTGCGTCCTGTTTTTCCACGGTGATGCTTACTTTCTGGCGTTCATTTTTAAATGTCACTTCTTCGTCTACGACCGGGGTATCCTGTCCGGCATAGGTAAAGGTTACCTCTTCCCCTTTGGCATTCCAGGTGTAGCCTTCCGGTGCTTTTTTCTCTTCTACCCGGTATGTTCCGAGCGGAAGATTCTCGATTACGGCACTTCCGGTTTCATCAGTTGTCACCGTTGCCACCAGTGTATCTTTGGCATATTCCAGATAACGGTTGCCGTTCTCATCTTTCTGATGGTCTGCGGTATAGATATCTTCTGCGGCATAAACCTCAAACACGGCTCCTGCAAGGCTGGCTTCCTCATAGGTGAAATCCTTGTCAAAACCTTTGACTACTTCTCCTTCCTTGTGGATGGTCAGTCTGCCTTTTGCCGGGTGGTTCTCGAATTCCACCTCGATGATCAGGTCACCGCTGACCGGATCTTCCTGGTATGCGGTATCGCTGTCTACCTTGATTTCCACGGTATTGGCACTGTGGGTGTATCCATCCGGTGCAGTCACTTCTTCGATGCGGTAATTTCCACAAGCCAGATTCTGTGGCAGGATCAGGTATCCATTCTCATCCGTAAAATAAGATTTATGTACCGTAGTAGATGGGTAGGTGGTCACCTGTTCCACATATTTCTTGTTATCCAGATTGTATACTTTAAACTCGGTATTCGGAACCAGGACAGATTTCTTTGTCTCGTCATCTTTTTTGACGATCTTTAATTTTGCTTCAAACTCTTCGTCCAGAAGCACACGCCATACCTGCGGCTGATCCGGATTGTTTTCCGAGATCACAACCTTAAAGTCATCGACTGGTTGGAAGTTGTGCGGTGTGGTGGTCTCCCTTACAATGTAGGTTCCGTATGCAAGCGGAATGGAGCATGCATATCCACGCTCATCCGTGAACATTTCTGTCTGTCCGTCTGCGGTCAGCACGACCGGAGTAGCAGATGCAAAGTCATAGGAACCGTCCTTATTTTTCTTCAGGCTGCTCTCCAGATATGCACTGAATCCCACACCTTTTAACAGATCGGCATCGGTCTTACCATTGTTGGCTGCTTTAATGACCTGGAACGGCTGTTTGATCACATCTTCCAGAGAAGTTGCGGTACGTTCTACCGTCTGAACCAGATCTCCCTCGTCATTACACTCCAGATCATGTTCTTCCGTGTCTGCCAGATATCCGACAGGCGGAGTCAGTTCTTTCACATAATACTTTCCGAGATAGAGGTCTGCGACTTCTGCATTTCCCTCTGTATCCGTAGTCAGGGTTGCAATCTGTGTTCCTGCCGGGTAAAGAACACCTGTCTGTCCATCTGGATGTACGATATCTTCACGGGCATACAATCCGTAAACAGCACCCTCAAGTGTTGCATCTCCCTGTGCGGTCTTTCCGGTTTCGGAATCCTCTTTTACCAGTTTGATCTTCGCATTGATCCGCTCATTCTGGAACGTATGGTTGAAAGAAACCGTTGCCTCTTTGTCTGTTGTGTACTGGAAGGTAAAGGAGTACACATCCTCGCCGTTTCTCACATATCCAGCTGGTGCACCCAGCTCTTTCATGTAGTAGCTGTTGGCGATTGGCAGGTCTGCCTGATATACGGCTTTTCCGTCTGTTCCGGTCACTGCTTTCTCAATGAGAGTATCTTTCTTGACCACAATGGTTCCGTCCGCTGCTTTGATGTCATTTCCGGCATACAGACCATAAGTGCCGCCCGGAAGATATTTCCTGGTTTCTTTATCCTGTTTGTATACACTCACGCTTGCTTTCTGGCGGTCATTTTTGAATGTCACGCTTCCCATGACCTTTTCCACATTACTTCCGGCATAGGAAAGGGTGATCTCCTGGCTTTCACCAGTGCATACCAGATTTTGTGGTGCCTGCATTTCTTTTACCACATATTTCCCCAGATATAACTTATCCAGTGTGGCACTTCCGTCATCCCCGGTGGTGAGTCCGGCTTTAACCAGTGCATCTTTTTTGTAGATGATTGTTCCGTCTGCGGATACAATTTCCTCTGCAGCATAAACGTTGTAAACCGCGCCTTTTTGTTTCTGCTCTGTATAAACAAAGGAAACACCATCATCGGTCACCTTTGCTCCGGTCAGGACTTCGCCTAATTTGTAAACGGTCAGGCTTGCCATCTGCTCTGCATCGGTAACGGTCTGTTTTACGGTATCCCCGATGACCAGTTTCACATCGTAGGCTTTGGTATCCAGCAGATATCCGTTTGGTACGGAGATCTCTTTCAGGTATACGGTATCCTGTGTTTTGGTGATCGTAACGCTGGAAGCTCCGTTAGCATCTGTGGCCGGCATCTTTGTGATCAGGTTCTTTCCATCCTTGTCACTATAAACGCCATAAACTGCACCTGCGATGGCTTTGTTGCTCTTACGGTCTTTCTTTACGATCTCCAGAGTTGCCTGTTTTACCCATGATACTTTAAAATCTACATATTTCTCATCGGTCACACCCTCGCCAAATACCAGGGCAAGGTCCTGTGTCTCGCTTCCGGTTGTGATCTTATAAGCGGAATAATCTTTGATGATGCTTCCCTTCATGGTGACAGACCATTCCCCTTTGACATTCACTGCCTGTGTCAGCGGTGCAGATAAGTAGAATTTGGTACCGCCGCAGATCTCCACGGATGCACCTGCACTGCTTGTTTTTCCCGTTGTCACATTATGCAGTTTGACACCGGACGGCAGCTTCATGGTGATGGTCTGCAGTTCGGATGCCTTGAAGGTGATCTCTTCTGTTCTCTGGCTGTTGCCGCTGATATATGCGGTAACATTTGCATTGGAGAAACTCATGTCCACTTCCGGTATCTCCGGCTGGCTCATGCAATAATTGTAGAGTTCCATTGCCAGAGCCTGTCCGGTTGCATTCGTACCGGAAAAAGCGTCACTACTGTTATTGGCATAAGACGCAGCCAGATGGACAATGATAAACTGTTTTCCAGCGGAAAAATCAGGATGTTTCTCTGAGAAAAATCCATTTTCGCCGGATGCTTTTGTGCCGTAGTAGCATACTTTTGCCAGTGCTTTGCTGTCACCCAGTTTGGTGATCTTATAGACACCATCCCCAGGTCCTGCCTTGGACGGCTGCACACAGTAGGCAGTTGCAGACACGTTTCCAAATTTTACGGTATATTTATAAGTTACATAGGAACCCAGACCGTAGTCTGCATAATAGTATGCAGCCCCTCTTGTCACACCTACGTCCTGTGTTGCTCTTGTACTGGTATTGACTGCGGTGAATGAAACGGTTTCCCCATCTTCCATTGCCATCAGGTCAATATCCTGTTCCCCTGCCTGCTCCAGAACATCGCTGAGTGTCAGCCCGGATTCTTCATCGGTTGTATTTTCCGTTTCGGATTCCTCTAATGCAGCATCAAACTCGGATTCGGAAAGTCCGTCCTGAAATTCGGGTTCTGTTTCTTCCGGTTCTTCTGTTTCAGATTCAGCTGTCTCCGGCTCAACAATTTCTGTCTCTACAGGCACTGTCTCAGTTTCTTCCTGCGAGGCAGCTTCCTCATCATCAGAACCTGTATCCTCTTCGGTAACTGCCTGTTCTGTCTGCGGTTCACTCTGAGCTGCTGTCACAGGCTCTTTTACGATCAGGTTTCTCCCAATCTGATAAACCGGCTGGTTCTGGTTGACTGGCTCCACATAATAAACGGCATGGTAAGTGTCTGCATGGCTGGTGCTGAAGTTCTCCCCGGCGTCATTCTCTGCTTTCTGGAATGTCACTTTGACTTTGCTTTCGTCCTTGATTTCCAAATTTGTAAAATCCGTGGAAACATCAAAGTCCTGTCCGACTTCCAGCTCCAGATCGGTGGCTTTTACCACTTCATTTTCATCCAGCTGATCCTTTACGGATTCATACGCTGGCGGTTCCGCCGCTTTCGGCTCTTCCGAAGCATACACCGTCAGCGGTGAAATGACCGTGGATAAGATGGTGACTGCCGCCATCACCCCTGAAAGGATTCGCCTGAATCGATATTTACTCTTCATGTTTTCTACCTCTTTCTTCTTTTTCTTCATTTTGCATAAGAACAGCCGGATGTTTCCACCCGGCCTGTCTGTTCTCATTATTCTGTTATCTCGCATCATCTGTCCGTCTTGGATTCTGCAGACAGGCATAGGTACTTTTGTCATACCGCCATGCCTTATCCCCGTCCAGATTGGCAAGCAGATGCTTCCGCACATTTT from Dorea longicatena harbors:
- a CDS encoding LPXTG cell wall anchor domain-containing protein, with translation MKSKYRFRRILSGVMAAVTILSTVISPLTVYASEEPKAAEPPAYESVKDQLDENEVVKATDLELEVGQDFDVSTDFTNLEIKDESKVKVTFQKAENDAGENFSTSHADTYHAVYYVEPVNQNQPVYQIGRNLIVKEPVTAAQSEPQTEQAVTEEDTGSDDEEAASQEETETVPVETEIVEPETAESETEEPEETEPEFQDGLSESEFDAALEESETENTTDEESGLTLSDVLEQAGEQDIDLMAMEDGETVSFTAVNTSTRATQDVGVTRGAAYYYADYGLGSYVTYKYTVKFGNVSATAYCVQPSKAGPGDGVYKITKLGDSKALAKVCYYGTKASGENGFFSEKHPDFSAGKQFIIVHLAASYANNSSDAFSGTNATGQALAMELYNYCMSQPEIPEVDMSFSNANVTAYISGNSQRTEEITFKASELQTITMKLPSGVKLHNVTTGKTSSAGASVEICGGTKFYLSAPLTQAVNVKGEWSVTMKGSIIKDYSAYKITTGSETQDLALVFGEGVTDEKYVDFKVSWVKQATLEIVKKDRKSNKAIAGAVYGVYSDKDGKNLITKMPATDANGASSVTITKTQDTVYLKEISVPNGYLLDTKAYDVKLVIGDTVKQTVTDAEQMASLTVYKLGEVLTGAKVTDDGVSFVYTEQKQKGAVYNVYAAEEIVSADGTIIYKKDALVKAGLTTGDDGSATLDKLYLGKYVVKEMQAPQNLVCTGESQEITLSYAGSNVEKVMGSVTFKNDRQKASVSVYKQDKETRKYLPGGTYGLYAGNDIKAADGTIVVKKDTLIEKAVTGTDGKAVYQADLPIANSYYMKELGAPAGYVRNGEDVYSFTFQYTTDKEATVSFNHTFQNERINAKIKLVKEDSETGKTAQGDATLEGAVYGLYAREDIVHPDGQTGVLYPAGTQIATLTTDTEGNAEVADLYLGKYYVKELTPPVGYLADTEEHDLECNDEGDLVQTVERTATSLEDVIKQPFQVIKAANNGKTDADLLKGVGFSAYLESSLKKNKDGSYDFASATPVVLTADGQTEMFTDERGYACSIPLAYGTYIVRETTTPHNFQPVDDFKVVISENNPDQPQVWRVLLDEEFEAKLKIVKKDDETKKSVLVPNTEFKVYNLDNKKYVEQVTTYPSTTVHKSYFTDENGYLILPQNLACGNYRIEEVTAPDGYTHSANTVEIKVDSDTAYQEDPVSGDLIIEVEFENHPAKGRLTIHKEGEVVKGFDKDFTYEEASLAGAVFEVYAAEDIYTADHQKDENGNRYLEYAKDTLVATVTTDETGSAVIENLPLGTYRVEEKKAPEGYTWNAKGEEVTFTYAGQDTPVVDEEVTFKNERQKVSITVEKQDAETGSVVAGAVFGLYNKKEIKSGNKVIVKADTLLQEITSDEKGQAHFTLDLPLGTYYVKEISAPDGFVSSDEVLEFDATYQGQDIPTIKLKSVKKNQPTTIEMTKSDLTTGVELNGASLSVLDKDGNVIDSWTSVKDEPHVIKYLTVGKTYILRESLAPLGYLKTTDVEFTVQDTAEVQKVEMKDDVPKALLIVNKKGEFLDKITLLDNVKGVVEHLFEYITGSLSDVTFEIYAAEDIKAADGVSPDYYSKDELVATVTTDANGIAEVSDLPVGKYYVKEVGTAYGYVLDDEPRYVDLSYRDQDTPVVVYDEDWQNNRQKVKVNVLKKEKDTDRVLKGGIFGLYTRNDILSASGKVLMEADTLIELKTTDADGKISFIADLPIDGTYYVKELYAPDGFVTTGEEQEFVFEYQGDKEAEVSYEFVFEDEPTTVELSKTDLTTGEELPGARLQLTDENGAVVEEWTSTKEPHIIKELVVGKSYTLTETKPTDGYATAESITFTVENTVEIQKQIMEDDVTKVEISKTDITGDTEIEGAKLTITDENGNIVETWTSGKEPHYIEKLPIGEYTLKEEQAPNGYVVAEEITFEVADTAEIQKVAMKDDTAKGRLIVEKTDKDTGAALKDAEFELRDADGKVVETLTTDENGHATSGLLAIGTYKDGKFDKAATYYLVETKAPEGYQLDGTKHEVTFTYVDDKTPVIEVIQKVTNEKLPEDTPSVSNPKTGDDTNLWIPALCLILSAGGLIGMSVASRRKKKKGGR